The following proteins are co-located in the Pedobacter sp. FW305-3-2-15-E-R2A2 genome:
- a CDS encoding OmpA family protein, which translates to MIKTTYTFLTTALLLCFYGSAEAQEQPDLRARANRLFQEYQYANAAKGYLKLVVVKKPRLMDMERLAICYRKMNNFEDAETWYARIVADPKSSTENLILYGEVLKTNARYEQAKKVLQEYAAKTGKHQAVANELAGCDSAQVWMAHPTVHKLKNEAEINTQNSEFAAFPQGTTVYYAGEPATGLMDKTYGWTGNSFLKIYTAERGSENELSKPAFAGNTLNTESFHMGPVTGNKAGDVLFITRTYPGKKGELSRENKRSYKTNTLELFIQKKVNGEWQQAEAFPYNKVQEYSVGHAALSTDEKTLYFVSDMPGGYGGTDIWYVTANTDGTWSAPLNAGKDINTSANELFPAIGPDGTLFYSTSGLPGMGGLDIFSSKGHASNWSKPQNLRFPLNSAADDFAFVINGANTAGFISSNRKGGKGEDDIYSFSHQKARIILALAGVTYNKKTGERLPAAAVTLFSGGRTITGKQNSKDDGTFFFELEVGADYRVLATKEGFYGDSTSLSTLGLTKSDTLKVALNLNPLFEKGKVLRLENIHYDFDKANIRTDAAKILNELVRTMRDNPTLKIELGSHTDSRGVDVYNLDLSQRRANSVVNYLVSRGISRDRMTAMGYGEQKLLNRCANGVACSVAEHQANRRTEFKVLEF; encoded by the coding sequence ATGATAAAAACTACTTATACCTTCCTGACCACAGCATTATTGTTATGCTTTTATGGATCTGCTGAAGCACAGGAACAACCCGACCTGAGAGCGAGGGCCAACCGCCTTTTTCAGGAATATCAATATGCGAATGCCGCAAAAGGATACCTGAAACTGGTGGTTGTTAAAAAGCCAAGGCTAATGGACATGGAGCGCCTGGCCATTTGCTACCGGAAGATGAACAATTTTGAAGATGCTGAAACCTGGTATGCCCGCATTGTTGCCGATCCGAAAAGCAGTACCGAAAATCTGATCCTTTATGGAGAAGTGCTTAAAACAAATGCCAGATATGAACAGGCAAAAAAGGTACTGCAGGAGTATGCTGCTAAAACCGGGAAGCATCAGGCAGTGGCCAACGAATTGGCAGGCTGTGATTCTGCGCAGGTCTGGATGGCCCATCCAACTGTCCATAAGCTGAAAAATGAAGCAGAAATCAATACACAAAATTCGGAATTTGCTGCCTTTCCTCAGGGAACAACAGTGTACTATGCCGGAGAACCTGCAACAGGGCTGATGGATAAAACATATGGCTGGACAGGAAATTCATTTCTGAAGATCTATACCGCAGAGCGCGGATCAGAAAATGAGCTTTCCAAGCCTGCTTTCGCCGGGAATACCCTCAATACAGAAAGCTTTCACATGGGACCGGTAACGGGAAATAAAGCAGGTGATGTTTTGTTCATTACCCGCACTTATCCAGGGAAAAAGGGAGAACTGAGCAGAGAAAACAAACGCAGTTATAAAACGAATACGCTGGAACTGTTTATTCAGAAAAAGGTAAATGGTGAATGGCAACAAGCGGAAGCCTTCCCTTATAACAAAGTACAGGAGTATTCTGTAGGACATGCGGCACTGAGTACTGATGAAAAAACACTGTATTTCGTTTCTGATATGCCGGGAGGTTACGGAGGAACAGACATCTGGTATGTTACTGCCAATACAGATGGCACCTGGTCTGCACCACTAAACGCAGGAAAGGATATCAATACTTCAGCTAATGAACTTTTTCCCGCAATTGGTCCTGATGGGACATTGTTCTATTCAACCAGCGGTCTTCCGGGAATGGGAGGCCTCGATATTTTTAGTAGTAAAGGTCATGCTTCAAACTGGAGCAAGCCACAAAATCTGAGATTCCCCCTAAACTCGGCTGCGGATGATTTTGCCTTCGTGATCAACGGGGCAAACACCGCAGGCTTTATTTCTTCCAACCGTAAAGGAGGTAAAGGGGAGGATGACATTTATTCCTTCAGCCATCAGAAGGCAAGAATTATTCTGGCTTTAGCAGGGGTTACCTATAACAAGAAAACCGGCGAGCGACTCCCCGCAGCTGCGGTCACTTTATTTAGCGGAGGGCGAACCATTACCGGCAAACAAAACAGCAAAGATGATGGAACTTTTTTCTTTGAGCTGGAAGTTGGTGCTGACTATCGTGTTCTGGCTACAAAAGAAGGTTTTTATGGCGACTCTACTAGTCTGAGTACGCTGGGGCTAACTAAATCAGATACGCTTAAGGTGGCTTTAAATCTGAATCCGCTATTTGAGAAAGGGAAGGTGCTGAGGTTAGAGAACATCCATTATGATTTTGATAAAGCCAATATCCGCACAGATGCGGCTAAAATCCTGAATGAGCTGGTTCGTACCATGCGCGACAATCCAACTTTAAAAATTGAATTGGGAAGCCATACCGACTCCCGTGGGGTAGATGTGTATAACCTGGACTTGTCACAACGACGGGCAAATTCGGTGGTAAATTACCTTGTTTCCAGAGGGATTTCCCGCGATCGTATGACTGCTATGGGATATGGAGAGCAAAAGTTACTGAACCGCTGCGCAAACGGAGTGGCCTGTTCTGTTGCAGAACATCAGGCAAACCGCCGGACAGAATTTAAGGTCCTGGAATTTTAA